One part of the Methylobacterium mesophilicum SR1.6/6 genome encodes these proteins:
- a CDS encoding LamB/YcsF family protein, giving the protein MISVDLNSDLGEGYGAYACGDDAAILGIVTSANVACGLHAGDPEIMASTFALAKERGVAVGAHPGFPDLWGFGRRRMPFSAPEIERLVAYQVGAAQALAAYAGHRITYVKAHGALANVAAEERPVADAIARAVRAVDRDLALLAIALTAQVQAAEACGLEVHQEIFADRGYTEAGLLMPRSQPGALITDAGEAADRVLRMVETGAILTAGGTALPTPIRSICVHGDSSHAVATARAVRTRLEGAGVALAPFRP; this is encoded by the coding sequence TTGATCAGCGTGGACCTCAACTCCGATCTCGGCGAGGGCTACGGCGCCTACGCCTGCGGCGACGACGCGGCCATCCTCGGGATCGTGACCTCCGCCAATGTCGCCTGCGGTCTCCACGCGGGGGATCCCGAGATCATGGCCAGCACCTTCGCGCTGGCGAAGGAACGCGGCGTCGCGGTCGGCGCCCATCCGGGCTTCCCGGACCTCTGGGGTTTCGGCCGACGCCGGATGCCGTTCAGCGCCCCCGAGATCGAGCGCCTCGTCGCCTACCAAGTCGGCGCCGCGCAGGCGCTCGCCGCCTATGCCGGCCACCGCATCACCTACGTGAAGGCTCACGGGGCGCTGGCCAACGTCGCCGCCGAGGAGCGGCCGGTGGCCGACGCCATCGCCCGCGCGGTCCGCGCGGTGGACCGCGATCTGGCGCTGCTGGCCATCGCGCTCACCGCGCAGGTGCAGGCGGCCGAGGCCTGCGGCCTCGAGGTTCACCAGGAGATCTTCGCAGACCGTGGCTACACCGAAGCCGGGCTCCTGATGCCGCGCAGCCAGCCGGGTGCCCTGATCACCGATGCCGGCGAGGCTGCGGATCGGGTCCTGCGCATGGTCGAGACAGGGGCGATCCTGACGGCGGGGGGCACGGCGCTGCCAACGCCGATCCGCTCCATCTGCGTGCATGGGGACTCGTCCCACGCGGTCGCCACGGCCCGCGCGGTCCGGACCCGGCTCGAAGGCGCGGGCGTCGCGCTGGCGCCGTTCCGGCCGTGA
- a CDS encoding 5-oxoprolinase subunit B family protein, whose product MSGGADEPRLLDAGEAALVVEFGTTVDPAISDRVLALDDALGGDPPRGLRERVPTYRSLMLHYDPLVLDREALVARVRSLTAGAARAATPTVWTLPCCYDAPHGEDIAQVAERSGLTPDAVVSTHAGVTYRVYMYGFAPGFAYLGGLPEVLAVPRRASPRPPHPRNAVMIGGGLAAVATVPMPTGWYVIGATPARLYAPERDPSFFVGAGDLLRFEPVDAAAFDALSAREAAGEPVARRGEAR is encoded by the coding sequence GTGAGCGGCGGGGCCGACGAACCCCGGCTCCTCGACGCCGGCGAAGCCGCACTCGTGGTCGAGTTCGGCACCACCGTCGATCCCGCGATCAGCGATCGGGTTCTCGCGCTGGACGATGCCCTCGGCGGAGATCCGCCGCGGGGCCTGCGGGAGCGTGTTCCGACCTACCGCTCGCTGATGCTGCACTACGATCCCCTGGTGCTCGACCGCGAGGCGCTCGTCGCCCGGGTGCGGTCCCTGACGGCGGGCGCCGCCCGCGCGGCCACGCCCACCGTATGGACGCTGCCCTGTTGCTACGACGCCCCGCACGGGGAGGACATCGCCCAGGTGGCCGAGCGCTCCGGCCTGACACCGGACGCGGTGGTCTCGACCCATGCCGGGGTGACCTACCGGGTCTACATGTACGGCTTCGCCCCGGGTTTCGCGTATCTCGGCGGCCTGCCGGAGGTCCTGGCGGTCCCGCGCCGGGCCAGCCCACGGCCGCCCCACCCGAGGAACGCCGTCATGATCGGCGGCGGTCTCGCGGCGGTCGCCACCGTGCCGATGCCGACCGGCTGGTACGTGATCGGCGCCACGCCGGCGCGTCTCTACGCGCCGGAGCGCGACCCGAGCTTCTTCGTCGGCGCGGGCGACCTGCTCCGCTTCGAGCCCGTGGACGCCGCAGCCTTCGACGCGCTGTCGGCCCGCGAGGCGGCGGGCGAGCCGGTCGCCCGCCGCGGGGAGGCCCGCTGA
- a CDS encoding biotin-dependent carboxyltransferase family protein yields MGALVIEAAGPGVTLQDGGRHGYLRYGITAAGPMDPLMHATANRAAGNPLDAIAIEISTGGVTVAAEDGPLGIALVAPGFRIALDGATLPGAVALTLAPGQTLAVRAGDAGSWGYLAVCGRLDVTPVLGSTATHTRSALGGLDGRGLAAGDRLPVADDRPADGAPHRLVIPWLQRDARPIRVVLGPQDDYFAPDQIAAFLDGPWTVSPRGDRMACFLDGTPLAHARGHDIVSDGVAMGAIQVPGNGLPIVLMADRQSTGGYPKIATVIGADLGRLAQVRGGTHLRFRSVTVAEAVDARRAERDALREPVAREPVVRTDFASDFLLGLNLVGGVTDAHAWPSESAPGAPPQDRAGG; encoded by the coding sequence ATGGGTGCGCTCGTGATCGAGGCCGCGGGCCCCGGCGTGACCCTCCAGGATGGCGGCCGTCACGGCTACCTGCGCTACGGCATCACGGCCGCCGGGCCGATGGATCCGCTGATGCACGCCACCGCCAACCGCGCGGCCGGCAATCCCCTCGATGCCATCGCCATCGAGATCTCCACCGGCGGCGTGACGGTCGCCGCCGAGGACGGCCCGCTCGGGATCGCGCTGGTCGCCCCCGGCTTCCGGATCGCCCTCGACGGCGCGACGCTGCCCGGCGCCGTCGCGCTGACGCTGGCCCCCGGACAAACGCTCGCCGTGCGGGCGGGCGATGCGGGATCGTGGGGCTATCTCGCGGTCTGCGGCCGGCTCGACGTGACCCCGGTCCTCGGCTCCACCGCCACCCATACCCGCTCGGCGCTCGGCGGCCTCGACGGTCGCGGCCTCGCCGCCGGGGATCGCCTGCCGGTGGCCGATGATCGGCCGGCCGACGGGGCGCCGCACAGGCTCGTCATCCCCTGGCTTCAGCGGGACGCGCGACCGATCCGTGTCGTGCTCGGCCCGCAGGACGATTATTTCGCGCCCGACCAGATCGCGGCCTTCCTCGATGGGCCTTGGACCGTCTCGCCGCGGGGCGACCGCATGGCGTGCTTCCTGGACGGGACCCCGCTGGCGCACGCCCGCGGCCACGACATCGTTTCCGACGGCGTCGCCATGGGGGCGATCCAGGTGCCGGGGAACGGCCTGCCGATCGTGCTGATGGCGGACCGGCAATCCACCGGCGGCTACCCGAAGATCGCCACCGTGATCGGCGCCGATCTGGGACGCCTTGCTCAGGTTCGGGGCGGGACGCACCTGCGCTTCCGAAGCGTCACCGTCGCCGAGGCGGTCGACGCCCGCCGTGCCGAGCGCGACGCGCTTCGCGAGCCCGTAGCCCGCGAGCCGGTGGTGCGCACCGATTTCGCGTCGGACTTCCTGCTCGGGCTCAACCTCGTCGGCGGCGTGACGGACGCTCATGCCTGGCCGTCCGAATCCGCGCCCGGGGCGCCTCCGCAAGACCGCGCCGGCGGGTAA
- a CDS encoding aldolase translates to MAHAVTAPGTPPVRSNEPLNADSVRRARVDLAACLRWAARHGLEEGICNHFSAVLPERPDLFLVNPYGLAFAEVTASSLLLCDFHGNVVEGDGQPEATAFHIHAELHRLKPRARAAFHTHMPYATALAMLEGQPLMWAGQTALRFYGRIAVDEDYNGLALDAQEGQRIASAAGEADVVFLKNHGVMVLGETIAEAWDDLYYLERAAQAQVLAFSTGRTLKVVPEAIVKRVAAQEAAGRAESARLHLESVKRVLARDEPAFLA, encoded by the coding sequence ATGGCTCACGCCGTCACCGCCCCGGGCACGCCGCCCGTGCGCAGCAACGAGCCCCTGAACGCCGACAGCGTGCGCCGGGCGCGCGTCGATCTCGCCGCCTGCCTGCGCTGGGCCGCCCGCCACGGCCTGGAGGAAGGCATCTGCAATCACTTCTCGGCGGTGCTGCCCGAGCGGCCGGACCTGTTCCTGGTCAATCCCTACGGCCTCGCCTTCGCCGAGGTGACGGCGTCGAGCCTGCTGCTCTGCGACTTCCACGGCAACGTCGTGGAGGGCGACGGCCAGCCCGAGGCCACCGCCTTCCACATTCACGCCGAGCTGCACCGGTTGAAGCCCCGGGCCCGGGCCGCCTTCCACACGCATATGCCCTACGCGACGGCGCTCGCCATGCTGGAGGGGCAACCTCTGATGTGGGCGGGCCAGACCGCGCTCCGCTTCTACGGGCGCATTGCGGTGGACGAGGACTACAACGGTCTGGCCCTGGACGCGCAGGAAGGCCAACGGATCGCCAGCGCCGCCGGCGAGGCCGACGTGGTGTTCCTGAAGAACCACGGCGTGATGGTGCTGGGCGAGACCATCGCGGAGGCCTGGGACGACCTCTACTACCTGGAGCGGGCCGCGCAGGCGCAGGTGCTCGCCTTCAGCACCGGCCGGACCCTCAAGGTCGTGCCCGAGGCGATCGTGAAGCGCGTGGCGGCCCAGGAGGCCGCCGGGCGCGCCGAGAGCGCGCGGCTGCACCTGGAGAGCGTCAAGCGCGTCCTCGCCCGGGACGAGCCGGCCTTCCTGGCCTGA
- a CDS encoding lytic murein transglycosylase yields the protein MSITARMSQAVRAAAIVCGLAPAVAQAAPEAAPPFETCRADLVATAQARAVPTGVAEAQLAGLTPDPEVIAATGSQGEFVRPIWDYIEASVTPARIEAGQRKLAEHADNLAAIEAQYGVDRHILVAFWGVESSYGAVLDNPAVVKPVVRSLATLACGDPARSGYWRDELTSALQILAWNAAPLDRMPGGLTGSWAGAMGHTQFMPTVYQRFAVDFDGDGRRDIWTSVPDALASTANYLRAHGWRPDEGWGSEVNLPPGFDAALADETTSRSLDAWRALGVRPVADRAWTDGAAEATLILPAGIRGPAFLLRPNFAVILRYNTALAYALTVAHLSDRLRGDPGFARDWPRGDRPLTSDERRDLQNRLAERGFAPGIVDGKIGPKTRAALRAFQVSVGLPADGYADAPVLERIRATP from the coding sequence ATGAGCATCACGGCGCGCATGTCCCAGGCGGTCCGCGCGGCCGCAATCGTCTGCGGCCTCGCGCCCGCGGTGGCGCAAGCGGCTCCGGAGGCCGCTCCGCCCTTCGAGACCTGCCGCGCCGACCTCGTCGCCACCGCGCAGGCGCGGGCGGTGCCGACGGGCGTCGCGGAGGCGCAGCTCGCCGGCCTCACGCCGGATCCGGAGGTGATCGCCGCGACAGGGAGCCAGGGCGAGTTCGTCCGGCCGATCTGGGACTATATCGAGGCCAGCGTCACCCCGGCCCGCATCGAGGCTGGCCAGCGTAAGCTGGCCGAGCACGCCGACAACCTGGCGGCCATCGAGGCCCAGTACGGCGTCGACCGGCACATCCTCGTGGCCTTCTGGGGCGTCGAGTCGAGCTACGGCGCCGTGCTCGACAATCCGGCGGTGGTGAAGCCGGTCGTGCGCTCGCTCGCGACGCTCGCCTGCGGCGATCCCGCCCGATCCGGCTACTGGCGCGACGAGCTGACCTCCGCCCTCCAGATCCTGGCATGGAATGCGGCGCCGCTGGACCGGATGCCCGGTGGTCTCACCGGATCCTGGGCCGGCGCCATGGGCCACACCCAGTTCATGCCGACGGTCTACCAGCGCTTCGCCGTCGATTTCGACGGTGACGGCCGGCGCGATATCTGGACTTCGGTCCCCGACGCACTCGCCTCGACGGCGAATTACCTGCGCGCCCACGGCTGGCGCCCGGATGAGGGTTGGGGTTCGGAGGTGAACCTGCCCCCGGGCTTCGACGCCGCCCTGGCCGACGAGACCACCTCCCGCAGCCTCGACGCGTGGCGGGCGCTGGGGGTCCGTCCGGTCGCCGATCGCGCGTGGACGGACGGAGCCGCGGAGGCGACCCTGATCCTGCCCGCCGGCATCCGGGGCCCGGCCTTCCTGCTCAGGCCGAACTTCGCGGTGATCCTGCGCTACAACACGGCCTTGGCCTACGCACTCACGGTGGCGCATCTGTCGGACCGCCTGCGCGGCGACCCGGGCTTCGCGCGCGACTGGCCGCGGGGCGACCGGCCGCTGACCTCGGACGAGCGGCGCGACCTGCAGAACCGTCTCGCCGAGCGCGGCTTCGCCCCCGGGATCGTGGACGGCAAGATCGGGCCGAAGACCCGGGCGGCACTCCGGGCCTTCCAGGTCTCGGTCGGCCTGCCGGCGGACGGCTACGCCGACGCCCCCGTGCTGGAGCGGATTCGGGCGACGCCTTGA
- a CDS encoding SRPBCC family protein yields the protein MTRIALAGSLVAMVAAGPACALEVTRSRDLPAPPAAVWALIGDFCAIQFWHPQVARCILSADDDDDGIRAQIRGLVVKGGLGTVVEVETARDEAGMSYSYSFIQGPLPVRAYNATLAVRPNGPGSTVVWSATFDAEGMSDADAVADIAGVFDAGLAGIAREAAR from the coding sequence GTGACCCGCATTGCCCTCGCCGGAAGCCTGGTGGCGATGGTCGCGGCCGGACCGGCCTGCGCCCTCGAAGTCACCCGCAGCCGCGATCTTCCCGCGCCGCCCGCCGCCGTGTGGGCGCTCATCGGCGACTTCTGCGCGATCCAGTTCTGGCATCCGCAGGTCGCGCGCTGCATCCTGTCGGCCGACGATGACGACGACGGCATCCGCGCGCAGATCCGCGGCCTCGTCGTGAAGGGCGGCCTCGGCACCGTCGTCGAGGTGGAGACCGCCCGGGACGAGGCCGGCATGAGCTACAGCTACAGCTTCATCCAGGGTCCGCTGCCCGTGCGCGCCTACAATGCGACCCTCGCGGTCCGGCCGAACGGGCCCGGATCCACGGTGGTCTGGAGCGCGACCTTCGACGCCGAGGGCATGAGCGACGCCGATGCCGTCGCCGACATCGCGGGCGTCTTCGACGCGGGACTGGCCGGGATCGCCCGCGAGGCAGCCAGATAA
- the pyk gene encoding pyruvate kinase: protein MRRHRHAKIVATVGPASSTPEQLHALFLAGVDTFRLNFSHGVQADHAKVHAAIRNLEKEVGRPIGILQDLQGPKIRIGTLQGGRLDLQAGEMVRFVLEGDEGDKQAIPLHHPEIFDAVVPGQELLIDDGRVRVRVTGPERTAITAEVVTGGPISNRKGVNLPGTLLDLSPLTEKDRADLAFGLDLGVDWVALSFVQKPSDVIEARGLIGERAGIMSKIEKPQALERIDDIIQLSDAVMVARGDLGVEIPHEDVPGRQKELIRACRRAVKPVVVATQMLDSMVNAPAPTRAEASDVATAIYDGADAVMLSAESATGRYPVEAVAMMDRIIRSVEGHKLYHSIVAALEPGEEETPPHAVATATADLAEAVHAAAIVAYTASGTTAARVARKRPASPILALTPNIGTSRRLSLLWGAHSVLTEDVDSYEEMTSKACHHAQDEGFAKPHDIIVVAAGIPFHTAGNTNNIRLMQV, encoded by the coding sequence ATGCGCCGACACCGCCATGCCAAGATCGTCGCCACCGTTGGACCCGCCAGCTCGACGCCGGAGCAGCTGCATGCCCTGTTCCTCGCCGGGGTCGACACCTTCCGGCTGAATTTCAGCCACGGCGTCCAGGCCGACCACGCCAAGGTCCACGCCGCGATCCGCAACCTCGAGAAGGAGGTCGGCCGGCCGATCGGCATCCTTCAGGACCTGCAGGGACCGAAGATCCGGATCGGCACGCTGCAGGGCGGACGCCTGGACCTCCAGGCCGGCGAAATGGTGCGCTTCGTCCTGGAAGGCGACGAGGGCGACAAGCAGGCGATCCCGCTGCATCATCCGGAGATCTTCGACGCCGTGGTTCCCGGCCAGGAGCTCCTGATCGACGACGGCCGGGTGCGGGTGCGGGTCACCGGCCCGGAGCGGACCGCCATCACCGCCGAGGTGGTCACCGGCGGCCCGATCTCGAACCGCAAGGGCGTGAACCTGCCGGGCACGTTGCTGGATCTCTCGCCGCTGACCGAGAAGGACCGTGCCGACCTCGCCTTCGGCCTCGACCTGGGGGTCGACTGGGTGGCCCTGTCCTTCGTTCAGAAGCCCTCCGACGTCATCGAGGCGCGCGGCCTCATCGGCGAGCGCGCCGGCATCATGTCGAAGATCGAGAAGCCGCAGGCGCTGGAGCGGATCGACGACATCATCCAGCTCTCCGACGCCGTGATGGTGGCCCGCGGGGATCTCGGCGTCGAGATCCCGCACGAGGACGTCCCGGGGCGGCAGAAGGAGCTGATCCGCGCCTGTCGGCGCGCCGTGAAGCCGGTGGTGGTGGCCACCCAGATGCTCGACTCCATGGTGAACGCCCCGGCGCCGACCCGGGCCGAGGCCTCGGACGTCGCCACCGCCATCTATGACGGCGCCGATGCCGTGATGCTCTCGGCGGAATCGGCCACGGGCCGCTACCCGGTGGAGGCCGTGGCCATGATGGACCGGATCATCCGGAGCGTGGAGGGGCACAAGCTCTACCACTCCATCGTGGCCGCCCTTGAGCCCGGCGAGGAGGAGACCCCACCCCACGCGGTGGCGACCGCCACGGCCGATCTCGCCGAGGCTGTGCATGCCGCCGCGATCGTCGCCTACACGGCCAGCGGGACGACGGCGGCCCGGGTCGCGCGCAAGCGCCCGGCTTCCCCGATCCTGGCGCTCACCCCGAACATCGGGACCTCACGCCGGCTCAGCCTGCTCTGGGGGGCGCACAGCGTCCTGACGGAGGATGTCGACAGCTACGAGGAGATGACCTCGAAGGCCTGCCACCACGCACAGGACGAGGGCTTCGCGAAGCCCCACGACATCATCGTGGTCGCCGCCGGGATCCCGTTCCACACCGCCGGCAACACCAACAACATCCGGCTCATGCAGGTCTGA
- a CDS encoding patatin-like phospholipase family protein, giving the protein MGFRQMGLRALAVLGLAGQVAACGSVPRAPYTAEQATFATVPGIPGARVFADASVETIAELAANPQRRSSGFSYLALSGGGGDGAYGAGVLNGWTASGKRPEFTLVSGVSTGALIAPFAFLGSAYDAYLTEFYTSGVAGELVASPNIANVLFGSGLFGDGRLRNLIDRYVTPDLIRAVAEEHAKGRRLLVVTTNLDSQRAVIWNMGAIAASGAPNTRELFRDVLAASASIPAVFPPQFIDVSAGDARFQEMHVDGSVVTPVFTLPQTLLLRDRRIRTGGKAEIYVVINGRLEPDFEVTKDNTLSIVERSFTTASRARSRATLTATYALARNNGIGFNLTYIDEGGPKVPASKGFDTAYMRALYEEGLEKGRTGTFWQHTVPAAPTLKETASAVAN; this is encoded by the coding sequence ATGGGTTTCCGTCAGATGGGCCTGCGCGCGCTGGCCGTGCTCGGGCTGGCGGGTCAGGTCGCGGCCTGCGGAAGCGTTCCGCGCGCACCCTACACGGCCGAGCAGGCGACCTTCGCCACCGTGCCGGGCATTCCCGGCGCCCGGGTCTTCGCGGACGCGTCTGTGGAGACGATCGCGGAGCTGGCGGCCAACCCGCAACGCCGATCTTCGGGCTTTTCCTATCTGGCGCTCTCCGGCGGCGGCGGCGACGGCGCGTACGGGGCGGGCGTGCTCAACGGCTGGACGGCCTCGGGCAAGCGCCCCGAATTCACCCTGGTGTCGGGTGTCTCGACAGGCGCGCTGATCGCGCCCTTCGCGTTCCTGGGCTCCGCCTACGACGCGTACCTCACCGAGTTCTACACCAGCGGCGTCGCCGGCGAACTGGTGGCCTCGCCGAACATCGCGAACGTGCTGTTCGGGTCCGGCCTGTTCGGCGACGGGCGCCTGCGCAACCTGATCGACCGCTACGTCACCCCGGACCTGATCCGGGCGGTGGCCGAGGAGCACGCCAAGGGCCGGCGCCTGCTCGTGGTGACCACCAACCTGGATTCCCAGCGCGCGGTGATCTGGAACATGGGTGCCATCGCGGCGAGCGGCGCGCCCAACACCCGGGAGCTGTTCCGCGACGTGCTGGCCGCCTCCGCCAGCATCCCGGCGGTCTTCCCGCCGCAATTCATCGACGTCTCGGCCGGCGACGCGCGCTTCCAGGAGATGCACGTCGACGGCTCGGTGGTGACGCCGGTCTTCACCCTCCCACAGACCCTGCTCCTGCGCGACCGCCGCATCCGCACGGGTGGCAAGGCCGAGATCTACGTGGTGATCAACGGGCGCCTGGAGCCCGATTTCGAGGTCACGAAGGACAACACCCTCTCCATCGTGGAGCGCTCCTTCACCACGGCCAGCCGGGCCCGCTCGCGGGCGACGCTCACGGCGACCTACGCCCTGGCGCGCAACAACGGGATTGGATTCAATCTCACCTACATCGATGAGGGCGGCCCGAAGGTACCGGCCTCCAAGGGATTCGACACCGCCTACATGCGGGCCTTGTACGAGGAGGGTCTGGAGAAGGGCCGGACCGGCACGTTCTGGCAGCACACGGTCCCGGCGGCGCCGACGCTGAAGGAGACCGCGAGCGCGGTGGCGAACTGA
- a CDS encoding GcrA family cell cycle regulator, with amino-acid sequence MEPGLGWTDDRVALLRRLWEDGQSASKIAAQLGGVTRNAVIGKVHRLGLAGRARGGEEIQAAAPPSKTVEIETAIAVVETQAPEPVAILSHRPAPEFPAPAPAPEPVALAVSQRVTIMDLRESMCRWPLGDPTTPEFRFCGARSITGLPYCTHHAEIAYQPATERKRDRRVASFR; translated from the coding sequence ATGGAACCGGGCCTGGGCTGGACGGATGATCGCGTCGCACTCTTGCGGCGGCTGTGGGAGGATGGGCAGAGCGCCAGCAAGATCGCTGCGCAGCTCGGCGGCGTGACCCGTAATGCCGTGATCGGCAAGGTGCACCGGCTCGGCCTCGCCGGCCGCGCCCGGGGTGGCGAGGAGATCCAGGCCGCTGCGCCGCCGTCGAAGACCGTGGAGATCGAGACCGCCATCGCGGTGGTCGAGACGCAGGCGCCCGAGCCTGTGGCGATCCTCTCGCATCGGCCCGCGCCCGAATTCCCGGCGCCCGCCCCGGCTCCGGAGCCGGTCGCCCTGGCGGTGTCTCAGCGGGTCACCATCATGGACCTGCGCGAATCGATGTGCCGGTGGCCGCTCGGCGACCCGACCACGCCGGAGTTCCGGTTCTGCGGCGCCCGCTCGATCACCGGGCTGCCCTACTGCACCCACCACGCCGAGATCGCCTACCAGCCGGCCACGGAACGGAAGCGGGACCGCCGCGTCGCGTCGTTCCGCTGA
- a CDS encoding TAXI family TRAP transporter solute-binding subunit, with translation MATLELAGSAATWTRRAAVLAAFGLIIVDQARAAEPVRLILATATPGGGFPAFGESFVTAVHAADPTLALETRATGGSAENIGLLRSGRVDLALVQGAYAYPALAEGGGLTVLAPMYATPGLFAVPAGSPIRSVDDLRGRTVVLGTHNSGLTVMGRDALRASGLDPERDIQPVLVDRAGDGPSLVREGRADALWGGGLDWPGFLALAREPGGARFFGPSAAGIAQLAQPGSAMRRLTVPAGSFPGQDTPIETVGSWSFVLARPALDDGTAHRLVRAIAQADLGATAPRNLAGIVPETAINPATLRFMRDGRTVPR, from the coding sequence ATGGCGACCCTCGAACTGGCCGGCAGTGCCGCGACCTGGACCCGGCGGGCGGCTGTGCTGGCGGCCTTCGGGCTCATCATTGTGGACCAGGCGCGTGCGGCAGAGCCGGTGCGCCTGATCCTGGCGACCGCGACGCCCGGAGGCGGCTTCCCGGCCTTCGGGGAGAGCTTCGTGACGGCGGTTCACGCGGCCGATCCGACGTTGGCGCTGGAGACCCGCGCCACGGGCGGCTCGGCCGAGAATATCGGTCTGCTGCGGTCCGGCCGCGTCGACCTGGCCCTGGTCCAGGGTGCGTACGCCTATCCGGCCTTGGCCGAGGGCGGCGGGCTCACCGTCCTGGCGCCTATGTACGCGACCCCGGGCCTGTTCGCAGTCCCGGCCGGCAGCCCGATCCGGTCGGTGGACGACCTGCGAGGGCGCACGGTGGTGCTGGGCACCCATAATTCGGGGCTCACCGTGATGGGCCGCGACGCGCTGCGGGCCTCCGGGCTCGATCCGGAGCGGGACATCCAGCCGGTCCTGGTCGATCGTGCCGGTGATGGGCCGTCCCTGGTTCGCGAGGGGCGGGCGGACGCGCTCTGGGGGGGCGGTCTCGACTGGCCGGGCTTCCTGGCCCTGGCCCGCGAGCCCGGCGGCGCGCGCTTCTTCGGCCCGTCGGCGGCGGGCATCGCGCAACTGGCACAGCCGGGAAGCGCAATGCGGCGGCTCACCGTTCCGGCCGGCAGCTTCCCGGGACAGGACACGCCGATCGAGACCGTGGGCTCTTGGAGTTTCGTGCTGGCGCGGCCGGCCCTCGATGACGGGACGGCCCACCGGCTCGTCCGGGCGATCGCTCAGGCCGATCTCGGCGCGACCGCCCCCAGAAATCTGGCCGGGATCGTGCCCGAGACCGCCATCAATCCGGCGACGTTGCGCTTCATGCGGGACGGCCGGACCGTCCCGCGCTGA
- the cysK gene encoding cysteine synthase A, producing MADTLNAPAKVGHGRVYGSITETIGNTPLVRLNRLPKEHGVDAEILLKLEFFNPIASVKDRIGVNMIDALEASGKLQPGGTLVEPTSGNTGIALAFTAAARGYRLILVMPETMSLERRKMLAFLGAELALTPGAQGMKGAIAKAEELLKEIPGSVMPQQFSNPANPEIHRKTTAEEIWSDTGGQLDAFVAGVGTGGTVTGVGEVLKPRLPNLKVFAVEPEDSPVISGGQPGPHKIQGIGAGFIPDNLHTTILDGVLKVSNQTAFDTARALARLEGIPGGISTGGNVAAALELAKRPEFQGKRIVTVACSFAERYISSALFEGIG from the coding sequence ATGGCCGACACCCTCAACGCGCCGGCGAAGGTCGGCCACGGCCGTGTCTACGGCTCGATCACCGAGACGATCGGCAACACCCCGCTGGTGCGCCTGAACCGCCTTCCCAAGGAGCACGGCGTCGATGCCGAGATCCTGCTGAAGCTCGAGTTCTTCAACCCGATCGCCAGCGTGAAAGACCGCATCGGCGTCAACATGATCGACGCGCTTGAGGCGTCCGGCAAGCTGCAGCCCGGCGGCACGCTGGTCGAGCCGACCTCGGGCAACACCGGCATCGCGCTGGCGTTCACGGCGGCGGCCCGGGGCTACCGGCTGATCCTGGTGATGCCGGAGACCATGTCGCTGGAGCGGCGCAAGATGCTGGCCTTCCTGGGTGCCGAGCTGGCGCTCACCCCCGGAGCACAGGGCATGAAGGGTGCGATCGCCAAGGCCGAGGAACTCCTGAAGGAGATCCCCGGCTCGGTCATGCCGCAGCAATTCTCGAATCCGGCCAACCCCGAGATCCACCGGAAGACCACCGCCGAGGAGATCTGGAGCGACACGGGCGGCCAGCTCGACGCCTTCGTGGCTGGCGTCGGCACCGGCGGCACCGTGACCGGCGTCGGGGAGGTGCTGAAGCCGCGCCTGCCGAATCTGAAGGTGTTCGCGGTAGAGCCGGAGGATTCGCCGGTGATCTCCGGCGGTCAGCCCGGCCCGCACAAGATCCAGGGCATCGGCGCAGGCTTCATCCCGGACAACCTCCACACCACCATCCTGGACGGCGTGCTGAAGGTGTCCAACCAGACCGCCTTCGATACCGCCCGGGCGCTGGCCCGGCTGGAGGGCATCCCGGGTGGCATCTCGACGGGCGGCAACGTCGCCGCGGCGCTTGAGCTGGCCAAGCGGCCGGAGTTCCAGGGCAAGCGGATCGTCACCGTCGCCTGCTCCTTCGCCGAGCGCTACATCTCGTCGGCCCTGTTCGAGGGGATCGG